In a genomic window of Gigantopelta aegis isolate Gae_Host chromosome 9, Gae_host_genome, whole genome shotgun sequence:
- the LOC121380341 gene encoding lipopolysaccharide-induced tumor necrosis factor-alpha factor homolog, translating into MADFKQAGGPPSDPAGPPPAYPAQPGQPTYPQPPPYQAQPGAVPMQGPYVAQSSAHTVVVTQPGYAVPGPLPGSTCRYQQHPMLIICQHCNATVTTTTTYEVGLLTWAATGLICLFGCWLGCCLIPFCVDAAKDVTHTCPNCNQLCGKFRHFS; encoded by the exons ATGGCCGACTTTAAACAAGCAGGAGGTCCTCCAAGTGACCCAGCGGGACCTCCGCCAGCTTACCCCGCCCAGCCCGGGCAGCCCACGTACCCCCAGCCACCGCCCTACCAGGCCCAGCCAGGAGCAGTTCCCATGCAAGGTCCTTATGTGGCCCAGTCTAGCGCACACA CTGTTGTTGTTACCCAGCCAGGTTATGCTGTTCCCGGGCCATTGCCGGGCTCCACCTGCCGCTATCAACAACATCCAATGTTGATCATCTGTCAGCACTGCAACGCAACTGTGACGACCACAACTACTTACGAAGTGGGTTTACTCACTTGGGCCGCAACCGGACTGATCTGCTTGTTTGG gTGTTGGCTTGGGTGTTGCCTGATTCCGTTTTGCGTTGACGCCGCTAAAGACGTCACCCACACCTGCCCTAACTGCAACCAGCTGTGTGGAAAATTCCGACATTTCAGTTAA